Proteins encoded within one genomic window of Sphingomonas cannabina:
- the fliE gene encoding flagellar hook-basal body complex protein FliE: protein MSGVPGVNGAIGVDRVMELRAQILERNAALQRANAAAAAQPTETSPVASFTDAFKDAVTSVNDSQTRAGALSAAYERGETIDIAKVMLARQEASVGFEATLQVRNKLLAAYKDIMSMPV from the coding sequence ATGAGCGGCGTCCCGGGCGTGAACGGCGCGATAGGCGTCGATCGTGTGATGGAGCTGCGCGCGCAGATCCTCGAGCGCAACGCCGCGCTTCAGCGCGCCAATGCCGCAGCGGCTGCCCAGCCGACCGAAACCAGCCCGGTCGCGAGCTTCACCGACGCCTTCAAGGACGCGGTGACCTCGGTCAACGACAGCCAGACCCGCGCCGGCGCGCTTTCCGCCGCCTATGAGCGCGGCGAGACGATCGACATCGCCAAGGTGATGCTTGCCCGCCAGGAAGCCTCGGTCGGGTTCGAGGCGACCCTGCAAGTCCGCAACAAGCTCCTTGCCGCATACAAGGACATCATGAGCATGCCGGTATAA